The Carassius gibelio isolate Cgi1373 ecotype wild population from Czech Republic chromosome B12, carGib1.2-hapl.c, whole genome shotgun sequence genome has a segment encoding these proteins:
- the LOC127969199 gene encoding enhancer of polycomb homolog 1 isoform X2 produces MVIPVPEAKSNITYYDSLYPGDFKMPKQLIHIQPFSLDAEQPDYDLDSEDEAFVNKLKKKLEVEALQFEEMIDRLEKGSGQQLVTLQEAKLLLKEDDDLIREVFEYWSRKRKLCKNVSLIPNIKQEKRDGSSTNDPYVAFRRRTEKMQTRKNRKNDEASYEKMLKLRRDLSRAVTILEMIKKREKSKRELLHLTLEVVEKRNAMPDFGSEVMAEALAMAKPVYKIPIIPFSSSSQYRHQDHIDFKDYKTRPEKMEVVRTKRKYEKKPKITPLSTPLHTGPSLFNPKDLNQYDFPSSDDEPFSQIHSGSSEAEEENEPDGAFAFRRKAGCVYHAPRLDQSGDWPWSGDTEGGSCDPRFRYSLTTLTIPRRCVGLARRRLGRGGRFLLDRAYSDLNGVFQSLDTDSEPDFSFPASPLHPETTSQTIPSSSLSQSSSSSSSHTTYSDLRHILRNIKACRWRHFKPRTLTSQSGAGDALSRRTFRGLMRGGAGPGGRTLGRTASMGPPAVAFTAEQYQQHQEQLALMQKQQLEQIQQQANDTGSSQSLVSKTVDSVSAQFAASALMTSDQLLTLKVKEDGVGGGVNGVVQASGVYKGLSVSATSSSQPTLTATPPTFLSSTSNSNTSSAHTVHNPIGNHGNNTASSTSQVLIGNNLRLSVTTPSIASLNARHLPRSLSNVPPTALKLTASNCQLPKVNTGENREQEKQSLNSIAENTVAMEVT; encoded by the exons CTTTCAGTCTGGATGCGGAGCAGCCGGACTACGATCTGGACTCGGAGGATGAGGCTTTCGTGAATAAGCTGAAAAAGAAGCTGGAGGTGGAGGCCCTGCAGTTCGAGGAGATGATTGACAGATTGGAGAAAGGCAGCGGACAGCAG CTGGTGACCCTACAGGAAGCAAAGCTTTTACTGAAGGAGGACGATGATCTTATCAGGGAGGTGTTTGAATACTGGAGCAGGAAGCGGAAACTTTGTAAAAATGTGTCCCTCATCCCAAACATCAAGCAGGAAAAGCGGGATGGTTCCAGTACCAATGACCCCTATGTGGCCTTCAGGCGCAGGACTGAGAAGATGCAGACGAGAAAG AACCGTAAGAATGACGAGGCGTCCTATGAGAAGATGCTCAAACTAAGAAGGGACCTGAGTCGAGCCGTCACTATCCTGGAGATGATCAAGAAACGAGAAAAAAGCAAACGAGAGCTGCTTCATCTCACACTGGAGGTTGTGGAGAAGAG GAACGCCATGCCGGACTTTGGTTCTGAGGTGATGGCAGAAGCACTTGCTATGGCAAAACCTGTTTACAAGATTCCCATAATACCCTTCTCCAGCAGCAGTCAGTACCGCCACCAGGACCACATAGACTTCAAAGACTACAAAACCAGG CCTGAAAAGATGGAGGTGGTCAGAACAAAGAGGAAGTATGAGAAGAAGCCCAAAATCACACCTCTCTCCACCCCATTGCACACTGGCCCCTCCCTGTTTAACCCCAAAGACCTCAACCAGTACGACTTCCCCAGCTCTGATGACGAGCCCTTTTCACAG ATACATTCTGGTTCATCAGAGGCCGAGGAAGAGAACGAGCCCGATGGAGCGTTTGCCTTCAGGCGGAAAGCAGGATGTGTTTATCACGCT CCCCGTTTGGATCAGAGCGGCGACTGGCCCTGGTCTGGAGACACAGAAGGAGGGTCATGTGACCCGCGGTTTCGTTACTCCCTCACCACTCTCACCATCCCCCGCCGCTGTGTCGGGTTGGCACGGCGTCGGCTGGGACGGGGCGGCAG GTTTCTTCTGGACCGAGCTTATTCGGATTTAAATGGAGTATTCCAAAGTCTAGACACTGATTCTGAGCCGGACTTCTCCTTCCCTGCTTCCCCTCTCCACCCGGAAACCACTTCCCAGACCATTCCCTCATCCTCTTTATCacagtcctcatcctcctcttcctctcataCCACGTATTCAGACCTGAGGCACATCCTCCGAAATATCAAAGCGTGCCGCTGGAGGCACTTTAAACCACGGACGCTAACCAGCCAATCAGGTGCAGGGGATGCGCTGTCACGGAGAACGTTTAGGGGGTTGATGAGGGGCGGTGCAGGGCCGGGTGGCAGGACACTGGGCAGAACAGCAAGCATGGGACCACCAGCAGTAG CGTTCACGGCTGAGCAGTATCAGCAGCATCAAGAACAACTGGCCCTCATGCAGAAACAGCAGCTGGAGCAGATACAACAACAGGCCAATGACACCGGCTCGAGTCAG TCTCTTGTGTCCAAGACGGTGGACTCAGTCAGTGCCCAGTTTGCCGCCTCTGCACTCATGACCTCTGACCAGCTTTTGACCCTAAAGGTCAAAGAAGATGGTGTAGGAGGTGGAGTTAACGGAGTCGTCCAAGCTTCAG GAGTTTACAAGGGATTGAGCGTCTCTGCCACATCCTCTAGCCAACCAACATTGACTGCTACCCCGCCCACCTTCCTGTCCTCCACTAGCAACTCCAACACAAGCTCCGCCCACACGGTCCACAACCCTATAGGTAATCATGGTAACAACACAGCCAGCTCCACCTCTCAGGTCCTGATCGGCAACAACCTACGACTCAGTGTCACCACGCCCTCTATCGCCAGTCTCAATGCCCGTCACCTTCCCAGAAGTCTCAGCAACGTGCCACCCACTGCCTTGAAGCTCACCGCCAGCAACTGTCAGCTCCCCAAAGTCAACACTGG GGAGAATCGCGAGCAGGAAAAGCAGTCCCTCAACAGTATAGCAGAGAACACAGTGGCCATGGAGGTGACGTAG